From the Plasmodium vivax chromosome 5, whole genome shotgun sequence genome, one window contains:
- a CDS encoding RAD protein (Pv-fam-e) (encoded by transcript PVX_089885A) — protein MSIKANLRGCDHFSRLLRSLLILLLCMLPIGEIPAEQLPWGESRQERHIKGDPFGKHFHLGRFLSEDRIDIKNNLGNLRDSFESYQPQTPLEITRDELKKRMAHCGSLFVNKKRAHAAIYVYINYLRVKYYNMIMELKKTFLELASKKEVPGDLQKVYWRQCEDELLRDLQTMENVSDRYFQSLMNNNVIFAVQFNWTLGAHETYWFSDMYEKECKWRRILSDRANNYILR, from the exons ATGTCGATAAAGGCAAATTTGAGGGGGTGCGACCATTTTTCGAGGCTTCTCCGCTCCCTACTGATCCTGCTGCTTTGCATGCTGCCG ATAGGAGAGATCCCCGCAGAGCAGCTACCCTGGGGGGAAAGCCGCCAAGAACGGCACATTAAAGGCGATCCTTTTGGGAAGCACTTCCATTTGGGAAGGTTTTTAAGCGAAGACAGAATTGACATAAAGAACAACCTAGGCAACCTGAGGGACTCATTCGAAAGCTACCAGCCACAGACTCCACTGGAAATAACCCGAGatgaattgaaaaaaagaatggcaCACTGTGGAAGCTTGTTTGTTAATAAGAAAAGAGCACATGCAGCAATTTATGTgtacattaattatttaaggGTTAAATACTACAATATGATAATGGAGTTAAAAAAGACCTTTCTAGAATTAGCATCTAAAAAGGAAGTACCGGGAGATCTCCAAAAGGTGTATTGGAGACAATGTGAAGATGAGCTCTTACGAGATTTGCAAACAATGGAAAACGTCTCTGATAGGTACTTCCAATCACTGATGAATAACAATGTAATTTTCGCAGTGCAGTTTAACTGGACCTTGGGTGCTCATGAGACCTACTGGTTTTCCGATATGTACGAGAAGGAGTGCAAGTGGAGGAGGATCCTCTCCGACAGGGCCAATAATTACATACTGCGTTGA
- a CDS encoding hypothetical protein, conserved (encoded by transcript PVX_089900A) — MDIKVLDDEVMLSDGRVIRMPVKPAEEKETEKSKGKIKVDKVPNVWGSSAGAGSDYFDLYRKQRNQENERIELIEKKWKEYTQNQIFQSKRKEKIEYIEKKSLKKKIKRQMRKNKIRELRNGKKAKVQGASGEKTEKMADQAEEGSSPHDCNTSKEANQSASPQKKKLHNRSPTPDEEEMVKCDKAQSGEDEPEQLGAPHPVDTDPFLVVKEGEEELF, encoded by the coding sequence ATGGACATAAAGGTGCTGGACGACGAAGTGATGCTGTCCGACGGGCGGGTCATAAGGATGCCCGTGAAACCGgcagaggaaaaggagacgGAGAAGAgcaaggggaaaataaaggTAGACAAAGTGCCAAACGTCTGGGGAAGCAGCGCGGGCGCAGGAAGTGACTACTTTGATCTTTACCGAAAGCAAAGGAATcaagaaaatgaaagaatCGAATtgatagaaaaaaagtggaaggaaTATACACAAAATCAAATATTCCAAAGTAAGcgcaaggaaaaaattgagtatatagaaaagaaaagtttaaaaaaaaaaataaaaagacaaatgaggaagaacaaaattagGGAGCTGCGAAATGGTAAGAAGGCTAAAGTTCAAGGGGCGAGTGGCGAGAAAACGGAAAAGATGGCCGACCAGGCGGAGGAAGGCTCTTCTCCCCACGATTGTAATACTTCTAAAGAGGCGAATCAGTCTGCCTCCCCCCAGAAGAAGAAACTGCACAACCGGTCACCTACGCCTGATGAGGAGGAGATGGTCAAATGTGATAAGGCACAATCGGGGGAGGACGAGCCTGAGCAGTTGGGGGCCCCCCACCCGGTAGACACAGACCCCTTTCTCGTGGTtaaggagggggaggaggagctgTTCTAG
- a CDS encoding DNA replication licensing factor, putative (encoded by transcript PVX_089905A), with product MLLSSSESSIFSDTDYDVSSEDECNYSNADENIKNVKFFNKIIIKLFLKNRKYYEQVKKIALSYISKIEDIQFSHIQNSEQGSNEHIYNFYFDTYDAIQHGENKLIYYMQSSFHKFIDVMNNYSIPFFFRLVFLSCYFEFLYSREAKEDVSDSDRGQGSSHSPTSDVENQREAAATQWVYTDGLGENSRGCDGYVDMLTKREHNEAAGEDGLGEGLNAAAEGGGLTEGINNEGGSYQHGSTSLESNEDQRAEDPSLYDFIVYNFSKDKKVMEEIDVYSACLIKGIIYSYKNYAFLKDANTKAKINNCLKMIFDKQNIKIMCRVANVPYLHDVHINYLQEIRSKHIGKFVSTEGIITRVGEKKILEECKKYRCMKCDNIIKKKAIPELYYNTQTVFKCPNTQINTNIPPCYRNDLISEVGRKEANMRRKYMKEDPVQENRTGEPTPYVRGDSKHDSRNGLHGDANYSSKRNANKRTAKSNAAHNGNCHGKNPYIEKKCNGTNFEFLESEVKRVDYQEIKIKETSKTNIPYSITVVLLENLAGKYHPGKKVIINGIVLRRWKKLYKDIRCDSELFIEANNVEIKELEGSRCKEVALDDEFAKCINALMNEAQACGEGSGTDRETNADVDGDDPAGSPTCDEEGRPLISPHPSSGHSIGTNAKEDTQEGAQPEKASGKTPPSGSKMGRKKNKLNESATDAEMDVPERSLFEKYWLLFKNNKLEGKRHMCDSICPNLYNCKLSKISVLLVLIGGNKINEYDSFYNENNKWKKYFNRGNEKAGTRVDRSGGGGGGRGGGDDDDDDEEDEDEEKGEGDGEGDDSSSCENAHASKAKKRKGDNTKKGGRTNGGKESASRKGRREKKAKHRKRRGKNFSSDNCDKRTLCHLLLVGDPGTGKSQLLKEVQKISNICMNVSGMFCTTAGLTCAAIKEGNNFMLESGALVLADNGVCCIDEFCLMKNENKNAIHEAMEQLTISVAKGGIVDKLNCRCTIIGASNFELHKTVKGNLSSCDNKALIINLSYALLSRFDMVVITEDNNEIDSKIADYVLAQDVQSGCATGGLVKEGPGLWGSAGGEVGWWGSRLGRAAGAAAGAAAGGVAAAGGAAQTNSAAMNNQKCPAKGADHANAPEEEEWAGGQAFKTPQTEGAKIIWSSEKLKEYIYYVKNNCSPNFNKNSKLILITYYSMLRKHNNGDNGTTIRTLESLIRLSEAHSKMMHNDTVSSDDVINIVLLSELSLRGYKIAVKTNSNNILIARSGILDNLNDSLLFYNNMHRTFYSLDDVLFYESLFNYFKKLLLEKLGLVERDGGIHRMAL from the coding sequence ATGCTGCTCTCCAGCTCCGAATCGAGCATTTTCAGCGACACTGATTATGACGTTAGCAGTGAGGACGAGTGCAACTACAGCAACGCAGATGAAAACATAAAGAATGTGAAATTCTTCAACAAAATAATCATCAaactgtttttaaaaaatagaaagtACTATgaacaggtaaaaaaaattgcacttaGCTACATTAGCAAAATAGAAGACATCCAATTTTCTCATATTCAAAATAGTGAGCAGGGAAGCAATGAGCAcatatacaatttttattttgacaCGTACGATGCGATTCAGCATGGGGAGAACAAATTGATATATTACATGCAAAGTAGCTTCCACAAATTTATCGATGTTATGAACAACTACTccattccctttttctttcgaCTGGTCTTCCTGAGTTGCTATTTCGAATTTCTGTATAGCAGGGAGGCAAAAGAGGACGTGAGTGATAGCGACCGTGGGCAGGGGAGCAGCCATTCGCCTACCAGTGATGTGGAAAATCAGAGGGAAGCCGCAGCTACCCAGTGGGTATACACAGACGGTTTGGGTGAAAACAGTCGTGGTTGCGATGGGTACGTTGATATGTTGACGAAGAGGGAGCATAACGAAGCGGCCGGCGAGGATGGCCTAGGCGAGGGGCTGAACGCGGCTGCCGAGGGTGGAGGTTTAACCGAGGGGATTAACAATGAGGGGGGAAGCTATCAACATGGCAGCACGTCCTTAGAATCGAATGAAGACCAACGCGCAGAAGACCCCTCGCTGTACGACTTCATAGTGTACAATTTCAGCAAAGACAAAAAGGTTATGGAAGAAATCGACGTGTACAGTGCGTGCCTGATAAAGGGAATTATTTACTCATACAAAAATTACGCCTTTTTGAAAGACGCAAACACGAAAgccaaaataaataactgcTTGAAAATGATCTTCGacaaacaaaatataaaaattatgtgccGAGTGGCAAACGTGCCCTACCTGCATGATGTCCACATTAACTATTTGCAAGAAATACGCAGTAAGCACATCGGCAAATTCGTAAGCACAGAGGGGATAATCACCCgggtgggggagaagaaaattttggagGAATGTAAAAAGTACAGGTGTATGAAGTgtgataatataattaagaaGAAGGCCATTCCCGAGCTGTACTACAACACCCAAACGGTGTTTAAGTGCCCCAACACGCAGATTAACACGAACATACCCCCTTGCTATAGAAACGATTTGATAAGCGAAGTGGGGAGGAAGGAGGCCAACATGAGGAGGAAGTATATGAAGGAAGACCCTGTGCAGGAAAACAGGACGGGGGAACCAACGCCGTATGTTAGAGGCGACTCCAAGCATGACAGTAGAAATGGTCTCCACGGTGACGCTAATTATAGCTCGAAGCGCAATGCCAACAAGAGGACTGCCAAGTCGAATGCTGCCCACAATGGAAACTGTCATGGTAAGAACCCATACAttgaaaaaaagtgtaatGGCACAAATTTCGAATTCCTAGAGAGCGAAGTTAAACGGGTAGATTACCAAGaaatcaaaataaaggaaacgAGCAAAACGAATATCCCCTACTCCATTACGGTGGTCCTTTTGGAAAACCTTGCTGGGAAGTATCACCCGGGGAAGAAGGTGATTATAAATGGCATCGTCCTACGGAGGTGGAAGAAATTGTACAAGGACATTAGGTGCGACTCGGAGCTATTCATCGAAGCAAACAACGTCGAAATTAAAGAACTGGAAGGTTCCAGGTGTAAAGAGGTAGCACTGGACGATGAGTTTGCCAAGTGTATTAATGCCCTAATGAATGAGGCGCAGGCATGCGGGGAGGGTAGCGGCACGGACCGAGAAACGAACGCCGATGTGGATGGGGATGACCCAGCGGGAAGCCCCACATGCGATGAAGAGGGAAGGCCCCTAATCTCACCCCATCCGAGCAGTGGTCACTCCATTGGCACAAATGCGAAGGAGGACACACAGGAAGGGGCGCAGCCTGAGAAGGCCTCTGGAAAAACCCCCCCAAGTGgtagcaaaatgggaaggaagaaaaataaactgaACGAAAGCGCGACGGATGCAGAGATGGACGTGCCAGAAAGGAGCCTGTTTGAAAAGTATTGGCTCCTCTTCAAAAACAACAAGCTGGAAGGAAAGAGACACATGTGCGATAGCATATGCCCCAACTTGTACAATTGCAAGTTGTCCAAAATATCGGTGCTGCTGGTCCTAAtaggggggaacaaaataaatgagtaTGACTCCTTTtacaatgaaaataataagtGGAAGAAGTATTTCAACCGCGGTAATGAAAAGGCGGGGACGCGGGTGGACCGGAGTGGCggcgggggaggcggcagAGGAGGCGGcgacgacgacgatgatgatgaggaggatgaagacgaggagaagggggaaggggacGGGGAAGGAGACGACTCCTCCAGTTGCGAAAACGCACATGCCAGTaaggcgaagaagcgaaagggggacaacaccaaaaaggggggacgcACAAATGGCGGAAAAGAAAGCGCATCGAGGAAAGgaaggagagagaaaaaagcaaagcacAGGAAGAGGAGAGGAAAGAATTTCTCTTCCGACAATTGTGACAAGAGAACATTGTGCCATTTGTTGCTCGTGGGGGATCCCGGAACGGGAAAATCGCAGCTACTTAAGgaagtacaaaaaataagcaacATTTGCATGAACGTGTCAGGTATGTTTTGTACCACCGCTGGGTTGACTTGTGCAGCCATAAAGGAGGGGAACAATTTTATGCTAGAAAGTGGAGCTCTTGTCCTGGCAGATAATGGCGTCTGCTGCATTGACGAATTTTGTCTAATGAAGAACGAAAATAAGAATGCCATTCACGAGGCAATGGAACAGCTAACCATTTCAGTAGCCAAGGGAGGGATCGTAGACAAATTAAATTGTAGGTGCACTATTATCGGTGCGTCTAACTTCGAGTTGCATAAAACGGTCAAGGGGAATTTATCTTCTTGCGACAATAAGGCGCTCATTATTAACCTTTCCTACGCGCTGCTGAGCAGGTTTGACATGGTCGTGATAACCGAGGATAACAACGAAATTGATTCTAAGATTGCTGACTACGTGTTGGCACAGGATGTGCAGTCGGGTTGCGCCACGGGCGGTTTGGTGAAGGAGGGGCCCGGCTTGTGGGGCAGCGCTGGTGGGGAAGTCGGGTGGTGGGGTTCTCGCCTAGGTAGAGCGGCGGGAGCAGCGGCGGGAGCAGCGGCAGGGGGAGTAGCCGCGGCTGGGGGAGCGGCCCAAACAAACTCGGCTGCAATGAACAACCAGAAGTGCCCCGCCAAGGGAGCGGACCACGCGAACGCCCCCGAAGAGGAGGAGTGGGCCGGCGGACAGGCCTTCAAAACGCCCCAAACGGAAGGCGCCAAAATTATCTGGTCCAGCGAAAAGCTGAAGGAGTACATCTACTACGTGAAGAATAACTGCTCcccaaattttaataaaaactcaaaattaattttaataaccTACTATTCGATGCTGCGTAAGCATAATAATGGAGATAACGGGACGACCATTAGGACGTTGGAGAGTTTGATTCGGCTAAGTGAGGCGCATTCGAAGATGATGCACAACGACACGGTGTCCTCCGACGATGTGATTAACATCGTTTTGTTGTCAGAGCTGAGCTTGCGGGGGTATAAAATAGCCGTCAAAACGAACTCCAATAATATCCTCATCGCTCGGTCGGGCATACTGGACAATTTAAACGATTCGCTTCTCTTTTATAACAACATGCACAGGACGTTTTACTCCCTGGACGACGTTTTGTTCTACGAGTCGTTGTTCAACTATTTTAAGAAGCTCCTTTTGGAGAAGCTCGGCTTGGTGGAGCGCGACGGGGGCATCCACCGCATGGCGCTGTAG
- a CDS encoding RAD protein (Pv-fam-e) (encoded by transcript PVX_089870A), producing MKMLSAPRAVFCLFTLLNVVLLNNVSLSNDLALSSSAVSGFPRHLSEVKKNSNNNNSSKNKKTRKLNSDFLADFLFAEYSDNAALLAELSEREYVLFNIPTNEDIDNRGMVALLNGFDKLYAIEHARTLKGLSNTLNDLSTKYRMPDKEIKELWKECKQDIEYEHNKKMDSFKNSYNSFVMSSSKNVSAFRSFYRKYVRAWNKGLQKSEKKWNKIFAQRASKYGVASQKQKA from the exons atgaAAATGTTGAGCGCCCCTAGAGCtgtattttgtttatttaccCTCTTGAACGTTGTGTTGTTG AATAATGTCTCCCTTTCGAATGACCTTGCCCTTTCATCATCAGCTGTTAGCGGCTTCCCGAGACATCTATCCGAAGTGAAAAAGAATtccaataataataattcatcgaagaataaaaaaactcGTAAACTTAATAGTGATTTTTTGGCAGATTTTCTTTTCGCAGAATATTCAGATAATGCCGCGTTATTAGCGGAATTAAGTGAAAGAGAGTatgttctttttaatatacctACCAATGAAGATATAGACAATAGGGGTATGGTTGCTCTCCTTAATGGATTTGACAAATTATATGCCATAGAGCATGCAAGGACGTTGAAGGGTTTATCAAATACACTCAATGATTTATCAACAAAATATAGAATGCCAGATAAAGAGATAAAAGAGTTGTGGAAAGAATGTAAGCAAGACATTGAATatgaacataataaaaaaatggactcttttaaaaatagttatAATTCATTTGTAATGTCGAGTAGTAAAAATGTCTCTGCTTTCAGAAGCTTCTATAGAAAATATGTTAGAGCATGGAATAAAGGCttacaaaaaagtgaaaaaaaatggaataaaatttttgcccAGAGAGCGAGTAAATATGGAGTGGCTAGCCAAAAACAAAAGGCATAA
- a CDS encoding glutamyl-tRNA(Gln) amidotransferase subunit A, putative (encoded by transcript PVX_089895A) → MGSKKKFKKGTHLAPLLDSSSETSTSEVYQIRREIFSHKNITNVLERVILKRVTQGDLNQYNSFCYLYSRDEIYEQLTNLQRIYEECKDLEALPKLFGVPIILKDNICTKNIPTTCGSKILEKYKPSYDSTVVRRLKKHGAVIVGKTHLDEFAMGSCTGQGVKNPFNESDLSCGGSSGGSASCIGSRIIHCSVNTDTGGSARTPAALCACIGMKPTYGRISRYGIIPYNEETDVVGLIVNNVYDCSILLDVLSGGDKNDLTTLKGKEKKFHRKLKRYEASPNFQENKWPLKNMKFGYLSEELLKNYFIDDPTFQSYLHVMQNIQHMGGTLVSTDLQGLSDYCYLYYLHSMTIANSNLMRINGVNYNLENALGKSNFVAHVRSTLMSEKVLTRIIGGAIISSRFQGGSLQHIFAAAKRRLTKALDGIFAQVNFLLLPSLPRSNNLKKSEGTPHGGDPHPKEDAPQEKHSLRSAPIAHPSSEIPPPTEGYNNYMKEIFSVVASITGLPSVVIPTGEFTPQFNEPLSFQLLGRSLDEAGLLKVALAYKRQMQVEKKVVANLRGVARRADCRVG, encoded by the coding sequence ATGGgaagtaaaaagaaattcaaaAAGGGCACACACTTGGCCCCGCTTCTAGACAGCTCCAGTGAGACCAGCACCTCGGAGGTGTACCAAATTAGGAGAGAAATCTTTTCACACAAGAATATTACAAACGTGCTGGAAAGGGTCATACTGAAGAGAGTCACCCAGGGAGACCTCAATCAGTATAACAGCTTTTGCTACCTCTACAGTCGCGACGAAATATATGAGCAGCTAACAAACCTGCAACGTATTTATGAAGAGTGTAAAGATTTGGAGGCACTACCGAAGCTGTTTGGAGTACCCATCATTTTAAAAGACAACATTTGCACAAAGAACATTCCAACCACATGTGGAAGcaaaattttagaaaaatacaaaccGTCCTATGATAGCACTGTTGTgaggaggttaaaaaaacatgGGGCTGTAATTGTGGGGAAGACCCATTTGGACGAATTTGCCATGGGGTCCTGCACAGGGCAGGGTGTAAAGAACCCCTTCAATGAAAGTGACCTATCTTGTGGTGGCTCTTCTGGCGGATCGGCTAGCTGTATCGGTTCTAGAATCATCCACTGCTCAGTAAATACAGACACAGGGGGATCTGCTCGAACCCCAGCCGCTTTATGTGCATGCATAGGGATGAAACCCACCTATGGAAGGATAAGCCGCTATGGCATTATCCCCTATAATGAAGAAACAGATGTGGTAGGACTCATCGTTAACAATGTGTATGACTGCAGCATCCTCTTGGATGTCCTTTCCGGAGGGGATAAAAACGATCTGACAACTctaaaagggaaagaaaaaaaattccatcgcaaattaaaaaggtatGAAGCTTCCCCCAACTTTcaagaaaataaatggccactcaaaaatatgaaatttgGCTACCTAAGTGAGgagcttttaaaaaactacTTCATAGATGATCCCACCTTTCAAAGTTATTTGCACGTCATGCAGAACATCCAACACATGGGAGGAACGTTGGTGAGCACAGACCTGCAGGGACTGAGTGACTACTGCTATTTGTATTATCTCCACTCCATGACCATCGCGAATAGCAACTTGATGAGGATTAATGGGGTCAACTACAATCTAGAGAATGCCCTCGGGAAATCTAATTTTGTTGCTCATGTAAGGTCCACTCTGATGAGCGAAAAGGTGCTAACGAGGATTATAGGCGGGGCCATCATCTCGTCGCGCTTCCAAGGGGGGTCTTTACAACACATTTTCGCAGCTGCTAAGAGGCGGTTAACCAAAGCGCTTGATGGAATTTTTGCCCAAGTCAATTTCCTGTTGCTGCCCTCCCTGCCAAGGTcgaacaatttgaagaagtcgGAGGGCACCCCTCATGGGGGGGATCCCCACCCAAAAGAGGATGCCCCGCAGGAGAAGCATTCTTTAAGAAGTGCACCCATTGCACATCCTTCCAGTGAAATCCCCCCCCCCACGGAGGGATACAACAACTACATGAAGGAAATCTTCTCAGTCGTGGCGTCCATCACGGGACTCCCCAGCGTCGTAATTCCGACGGGGGAGTTTACCCCGCAGTTTAATGAACCCCTATCCTTTCAACTGCTAGGCAGAAGCTTGGACGAAGCGGGGCTCCTCAAAGTTGCCTTGGCGTATAAGAGGCAAATGCAGGTGGAGAAAAAGGTGGTGGCCAACTTGAGGGGGGTGGCTCGCCGAGCGGATTGCCGAGTGGGATGA
- a CDS encoding RAD protein (Pv-fam-e) (encoded by transcript PVX_089890A) has product MRHMMQGRMPLGGDSNDERFTRCFLLLFLVTLLYARSLHQNGSVKCVKLGGPQFCGQQSRELAEVVTKMKGALSKTLSHKEENESYKRCSAVGATSQADSLGYPFGCSKEDLSRELSMDEINKLISSCILFVSRKKAYIVFYHYNNYLKGMFRDMVIKLSKRFEDLASKHGMSEEDRKKQWAQCEEALTHELIHMDDASTKGFYFFVKKRVFYLDLREFLIRCKDFWYATIHTSEEKWLHILTQAAENCEALGKKRAGGVVQKGQTAVKPKKIAAGVAKKKDKK; this is encoded by the exons atgcggCATATGATGCAGGGAAGAATGCCACTTGGGGGGGACTCCAATGACGAGCGCTTCACGAGATGTTTCTTACTACTCTTTTTAGTCACCCTGCTGTATGCACGTTCGCTG cACCAAAATGGCTCGGTAAAATGCGTAAAGTTGGGAGGGCCCCAATTTTGTGGGCAACAAAGCAGGGAGTTGGCCGAAGTGGTCACCAAAATGAAAGGCGCCCTTTCGAAAACGCTTTCccataaagaagaaaatgaaagttACAAAAGGTGTAGCGCAGTTGGAGCAACTAGCCAGGCAGACAGTCTGGGCTACCCATTCGGGTGTTCCAAAGAGGACCTTTCCAGGGAACTCTCCATGgacgaaataaataaactaaTCAGCTCATGCATTCTTTTTGTAAGCAGGAAAAAAGCGTACATAGTATTTTAccattataataattaccTAAAGGGGATGTTTCGAGATATGGTCATCAAATTATCGAAGCGATTTGAAGACCTGGCATCCAAACATGGGATGTCGGAGGAGGACCGGAAGAAGCAATGGGCCCAATGTGAAGAGGCTCTTACACACGAACTGATACATATGGATGATGCATCTACCAAggggttttatttttttgtgaaaaagaGAGTATTCTACCTAGACCTGAGGGAGTTCCTCATACGCTGCAAGGATTTTTGGTACGCCACCATACACACAAGTGAAGAAAAGTGGCTGCACATTTTGACGCAGGCGGCGGAGAATTGTGAGGCCCTCGGGAAGAAGCGCGCTGGTGGTGTCGTCCAGAAGGGCCAGACAGCAGTTAAGCCGAAAAAAATAGCAGCAGGGGtggcgaagaaaaaagacaaaaaatag
- a CDS encoding RAD protein (Pv-fam-e) (encoded by transcript PVX_089880A) — translation MMATFNLRKLNFLKCFIPSLSVLVNVFILVSVVKEDAAFGADFSSGGSEERKLPELSHFLNDQNSVYSLFTMDEPQSFLDFKTSRGTSANSASNSSVNSVSNSSLSSRRDSSVSSSSDSSVSYTSNSSVSSSSDSSIYSTSESLNRKTYPSKRWYYLEGSTEDEVKKQIKNCGKLFLSKRKAQNALNMYDNYMKSIFYEAVSKLEQMFYRMATKHGMPEEVQKKQWVAYEEQIDKYLEKIERANQFLYDVLMKINIFGGLAFKSFFPMHEEVMSVTFVEFKCKWANFLVEEAKAYKDRENKKMEKKKK, via the exons ATGATGGCAACGTTTAATTTGAGGAagttgaattttttaaaatgcttcATCCCCTCCTTGTCCGTTCTTGTGAACGTCTTCATTCTG GTCTCCGTTGTAAAAGAAGATGCTGCCTTCGGGGCTGATTTCTCAAGTGGGGGGAGCGAGGAAAGGAAACTACCCGAGCTgtctcattttttaaatgaccAAAATTCAGTATACAGTTTATTTACCATGGACGAGCCCCAAAGTTTTCTCGATTTTAAAACGTCCCGTGGGACCTCAGCCAATTCCGCGAGCAATTCGTCAGTCAATTCCGTGAGCAACTCGTCTTTGAGCTCCAGGAGAGACTCGTCTGTGAGCTCCTCGAGCGACTCGTCTGTGAGTTACACGAGCAATTCGTCTGTGAGCTCCTCGAGCGACTCGTCTATTTATTCTACAAGTGAAAGTCTCAACAGGAAGACCTACCCATCGAAGAGGTGGTACTACCTGGAAGGCTCAACGGAAGATGAAGTTAAAAAGCAGATTAAAAACTGCGGAAAACTTTTCTTAAGTAAAAGGAAAGCCCAAAATGCTCTGAACATGtatgataattatatgaaGAGTATTTTTTACGAAGCTGTATCGAAATTGGAACAAATGTTTTACAGAATGGCAACCAAGCATGGTATGCCAGAAGAAGTGCAAAAGAAACAGTGGGTCGCCTATGAAGAACAAATAGATAAATACTTAGAAAAAATCGAAAGAGCCAATCAGTTTCTGTATGATgttttgatgaaaataaatatatttggtGGGTTAGCATTTAAATCCTTTTTCCCTATGCATGAAGAGGTAATGAGTGTTACTTTTGTCGAGTTTAAATGTAAGTGGGCCAATTTTCTCGTAGAAGAGGCAAAGGCGTATAAGGATAGGGAAAATAAgaagatggaaaaaaaaaaaaaataa
- a CDS encoding RAD protein (Pv-fam-e) (encoded by transcript PVX_089875A): MKMLSAPRAVFCLFTLLNIVVLNNVTPSSDQALSSPDVRAFPRHLSEMMNDSYNNDLSENKRTRQLYNDFLADNLFPKHADNAALLSSLSRKEYLIREKPNYGQVSNREMVNLLDGYNKLYVLEHARMMKRLSNTLNGLSKKYKIPEKETRKLWNECKRSIESKLNRKMDSHKPRYNSLVMSCSASVADFGDFYKYYVTSWNKALKKSEKKWNKIFIERAKNYRSGAK, encoded by the exons atgaaaatgttgAGCGCCCCCAGAGCTGTGTTTTGTTTATTTACCCTCTTGAACATTGTGGTGTTG AATAATGTTACCCCTTCGAGTGACCAAGCCCTTTCATCACCAGATGTTAGAGCCTTCCCAAGACACTTATCCGAAATGATGAATGATTCTTATAACAATGATTTATCGGAGAATAAAAGAACTCGTCAACTTTATAATGATTTTTTGGCAGATAATTTATTTCCAAAGCATGCGGATAATGCCGCGTTGTTATCATCATTAAGTAGGAAAGAATATTTAATTCGAGAAAAACCTAATTATGGTCAAGTGAGCAATAGAGAAATGGTTAATTTGCTTGATGGatataacaaattatatgTCTTGGAGCATGCAAGAATGATGAAGAGATTATCAAACACGCTCAATggtttatcaaaaaaatataaaataccaGAGAAAGAGACAAGAAAGTTGTGGAATGAATGTAAGCGAAGCATTGAATCTAAACTTAATAGAAAAATGGATTCTCATAAACCACGTTATAATTCATTAGTAATGTCGTGTAGTGCAAGTGTCGCTGATTTCGGGGACTTCTATAAGTACTACGTTACATCATGGAATAAAGCCTTAAaaaagagtgaaaaaaaatggaataaaattttcatagaGAGAGCGAAAAATTACCGAAGCGGTGCAAAATGA